The proteins below are encoded in one region of Saccharomyces kudriavzevii IFO 1802 strain IFO1802 genome assembly, chromosome: 5:
- the TDA2 gene encoding Tda2p (similar to Saccharomyces cerevisiae TDA2 (YER071C); ancestral locus Anc_7.259), whose translation MTVKIEIKDGRSENLLLPKEKLISLVRESYDSIRDNNEIDFSTESISNALIKLILEKLEKHSSLYKYIVSLTTLNFEELTEEGINFSLKNDIGASWQSKKDGMFNYKLEDKDNNRCYLITILWLHKN comes from the coding sequence ATGACTGTAAAGATAGAAATAAAGGATGGAAGGAGTGAAAATTTGCTTCTGcccaaagaaaaactaatTTCGCTCGTTCGAGAGAGCTATGATAGCATAAgagataataatgaaatcgatttttcaacagaaTCGATTTCAAACGCCTTAATAAAACTGATCCTAGAAAAACTAGAAAAGCATTCGTCtttatacaaatatattgTCTCATTAACTACACTGaactttgaagaacttACTGAAGAAGGCATTAATTTCTCATTGAAGAATGACATAGGAGCATCGTGGCAGTCTAAGAAAGATGGTATGTTCAACTATAAACTGGAAGATAAAGACAACAACAGGTGCTATTTGATCACCATTCTTTGGCTACATAAAAACTGA
- the VTC1 gene encoding Vtc1p (similar to Saccharomyces cerevisiae VTC1 (YER072W); ancestral locus Anc_7.260) codes for MSSAPLLQRTPGKKIALPTRVEPKVFFANERTFLSWLNFTVMLGGLGVGLLNFGDKIGRVSAGLFTFVAMGTMIYALVTYHWRAAAIRRRGSGPYDDRLGPTLLCFFLLVAVIINFILRLKYNDAHTKL; via the coding sequence ATGTCTTCAGCACCATTATTACAGAGAACacctggaaaaaaaattgctttGCCTACGAGAGTAGAGCCTAAAGTGTTCTTTGCTAATGAACGTACCTTTTTGTCATGGTTAAACTTTACAGTTATGCTGGGAGGGCTTGGTGTTGGTTTACTTAATTTTGGTGATAAGATAGGTAGAGTCAGCGCAGGATTATTTACCTTTGTCGCTATGGGCACAATGATATACGCGCTTGTGACATACCACTGGAGAGCTGCTGCGATCAGACGTAGAGGTTCTGGTCCCTACGATGACAGATTGGGGCCTACTTTGTTATGCTTTTTCCTACTAGTCGCTGTTATTATCAACTTCATATTAAGATTGAAGTACAATGATGCTCACACTAAATTATGA
- the ALD5 gene encoding aldehyde dehydrogenase (NAD(P)(+)) ALD5 (similar to Saccharomyces cerevisiae ALD5 (YER073W); ancestral locus Anc_7.261) yields MFSRTRSVALNSNSFTRNLLRLYSQAPLRVPITLPNGFTYEQPTGLFINGEFVASKQQKTFDVINPSTEEKITTVYKAMEDDVDVAVAAAKKAFETKWSIVEPEVRAKALFNLADLVEKNQETLAAIESMDNGKSLFCARGDVALVSKYLRSCGGWADKIYGNVIDTGKDHFTYSVREPLGVCGQIIPWNFPLLMWSWKIGPALATGNTVVLKPAETTPLSALFASQLCQEAGIPAGVVNILPGSGRVVGEKLSAHPDVKKIAFTGSTATGRHIMKVAADTVKKVTLELGGKSPNIVFADADLDKAVKNIAFGIFFNSGEVCCAGSRIYIQDTVYEDVLQKLKSYTESLKVGDPFNEDNFQGAQTSDKQLHKILDYVAVAKSEGARLVTGGVRHGNKGYFVKPTVFADVKEDMRIVKEEVFGPIVTVSKFSTVDEVIAMANNSQYGLAAGIHTNDINKAIDVSNRVKAGTVWVNTYNNFHQSVPFGGFGQSGIGREMGEAALSNYTQTKSVRIAIDKPIR; encoded by the coding sequence atgtTTTCCCGTACAAGAAGTGTTGCTCTGAATTCCAATTCATTCACAAGGAATTTGTTGCGTCTTTATTCACAAGCACCATTGCGTGTTCCAATCACTCTGCCAAATGGTTTTACCTATGAACAACCAACTGGTTTATTCATCAATGGTGAATTTGTCGCTTCTAAGCAACAGAAAACTTTCGACGTGATTAACCCATCTaccgaagaaaaaataacgacCGTCTATAAGGCTATGGAAGACGACGTTGATGTTGCAGTGGCAGCCGCTAAAAAAGCTTTTGAGACTAAATGGTCCATTGTAGAGCCTGAGGTTCGTGCCAAAGCTTTATTCAACCTAGCGGATttggttgaaaaaaaccaagaaaCTTTGGCTGCCATTGAATCCATGGATAATGGAAAATCACTATTTTGCGCACGCGGTGACGTCGCCCTAGTATCCAAATATTTGCGTTCTTGTGGTGGTTGGGCAGATAAGATTTATGGTAACGTTATTGATACTGGTAAAGACCATTTTACGTACTCAGTTAGAGAACCATTGGGTGTTTGTGGCCAAATCATTCCTTGGAACTTCCCATTGTTGATGTGGTCTTGGAAAATTGGTCCTGCCTTGGCTACCGGTAACACTGTTGTGTTGAAACCTGCTGAGACAACGCCATTATCAGCCCTTTTTGCTTCTCAACTGTGCCAGGAAGCGGGTATACCCGCTGGTGTGGTGAATATACTTCCAGGCTCTGGTAGAGTTgttggtgaaaaattaagTGCACATCCAGacgtgaaaaaaattgcctTTACTGGCTCTACTGCCACCGGCCGCCATATTATGAAAGTGGCCGCCGATACTGTGAAAAAGGTCACTTTGGAACTGGGAGGAAAGTCACCAAATATCGTCTTTGCTGACGCTGATTTAGATAAGGCTGTCAAAAACATTGCCTtcggtatttttttcaattctggCGAAGTATGCTGCGCAGGCTCCAGGATATACATTCAAGATACAGTATACGAAGATGTTCTACAAAAGTTGAAGAGTTACACTGAGTCACTAAAAGTTGGTGATCCATTCAATGAGGATAATTTCCAAGGCGCCCAAACGTCTGACAAACAATTGCATAAAATCCTGGATTACGTCGCTGTGGCAAAGTCTGAAGGTGCTCGTCTTGTGACTGGGGGTGTCAGACATGGCAATAAGGGTTACTTTGTTAAACCAACTGTGTTTGCTGACGTAAAAGAAGATATGAGAATAGTTAAGGAAGAAGTATTTGGCCCTATCGTAACTGTTTCCAAGTTTTCTACTGTTGATGAAGTCATTGCCATGGCAAATAACTCTCAATATGGGTTAGCCGCCGGCATCCACACTAACGATATTAACAAGGCGATTGACGTGTCCAACAGAGTAAAGGCTGGTACCGTTTGGGTAAACACCTATAACAACTTCCATCAGAGTGTCCCATTTGGTGGTTTTGGCCAATCAGGTATTGGACGTGAAATGGGTGAGGCTGCGTTGAGTAATTATACTCAGACAAAATCTGTCAGAATTGCTATTGACAAGCCAATTCGATGA
- the RPS24A gene encoding 40S ribosomal protein eS24 (similar to Saccharomyces cerevisiae RPS24A (YER074W) and RPS24B (YIL069C); ancestral locus Anc_7.262): MSDAVTIRTRKVITNPLLARKQFVVDVLHPNRANVSKDELREKLAEVYKAEKDAVSVFGFRTQFGGGKSVGFGLIYNSVAEAKKFEPTYRLVRYGLTEKVEKASRQQRKQKKNRDKKIFGTGKRLAKKVARRNAD; the protein is encoded by the exons ATG TCTGACGCTGTCACTATCCGTACTAGAAAGGTTATCACCAACCCATTGTTGGCCAGAAAGCAATTCGTTGTCGACGTCTTGCACCCTAACAGAGCTAATGTCTCCAAGGATGAATTGCGTGAAAAGTTGGCTGAAGTTTACAAGGCTGAAAAGGACGCTGTCTCCGTTTTCGGTTTCAGAACCCAATTCGGTGGTGGTAAGTCTGTCGGTTTCGGTTTGATTTACAACTCTGTTGCTGAAGCCAAGAAGTTTGAACCAACCTACAGATTAGTCAGATATGGTTTGACTGAAAAGGTTGAAAAAGCTTCCAGAcaacaaagaaagcaaaagaagaacagaGACAAGAAGATCTTCGGTACTGGTAAGAGATTGGCTAAGAAAGTTGCTCGTCGTAACGCCGATTAA
- the YOS1 gene encoding Yos1p (similar to Saccharomyces cerevisiae YOS1 (YER074W-A); ancestral locus Anc_7.263), with protein sequence MMLFGLGRLFYVILLLINAVAVLNEERFLRRIGLGRSNDEAPVFGQDQNTTKSKVVQLIGAVQTLLRIPLIGINVLVIVYELLLG encoded by the exons ATGATGCTATTCGGATTAGGCAGGCTATTTTATGTTATTTTACTATTAATTAATGCAGTTGCAGTGCTGAATGAAGAGAGGTTCTTAAGAAGAA ttGGCTTAGGAAGGTCAAATGATGAGGCACCAGTTTTTGGTCAGGATCAAAATACCACCAAATCCAAGGTAGTGCAACTGATTGGTGCCGTACAGACTTTACTAAGGA TACCATTAATTGGAATAAATGTATTAGTGATCGTTTACGAATTACTATTGGGATAA
- the PTP3 gene encoding tyrosine protein phosphatase PTP3 (similar to Saccharomyces cerevisiae PTP3 (YER075C); ancestral locus Anc_7.264), whose protein sequence is MRDSLRCSNIQPADHTSVLSDTSTLIGTDSNAYSKHPPGNSYQNSMNSNIYHSPKASSPLVSYKTSSPVLLKRATAPVLPSFKPKEQRYNKPQGCSLITAVELGKIIDTSPREKVLLLDVRPFTEHAKSIITDSIHVCLPSTLLRRKNFTFSKLLDNLTLNEQAVLRYKLAIDNLRIIIYDSTANQTESSVSLPCFGIASKLVEFDSEAKKSVSILMCGFFQFKILFPDHIKTNAIKSDCTGSIEPKSPKTNLINNLHNTAPHMAAATPLSSPQMNLKLKVPDDSRSDHSSLSNSPSPHNILSDSPMSSSSPISALFKFQLPAPQTNINQIFKFSQNEEIMDLETYLSAVNIKEEHERWYNNDSAKNSLQNFQFPKNQNFLAKDNNKDKLGFQIKYENLRKTYGQEDIDSVIPEWFQHLMTIPKIELVSQFQKLDFLEKRRLNHSVSFRKKENSFVVDKPSSYPEQLTSTSSSTIMPPKFPEIGKIQKRSHSQPIFTQYSKYKTMLSLESDSDSESDDVIISSGVELGAKNRYKDIFPYEHSRVILKKGSQSSRNTKHLHSTSDGGIIDNYINANYLSLPRLSVEQNSSFPTRTTTTRRVRYIATQAPMPSTVHDFYTCILNNGVPLVLSLTNDFENGIEKCYRYWQEGNYNGIQVKLLEKRILRMPNTKTARKNEIKRKSSNFFSANANCIDDDGDDDDDDDAIFIRKIQLIYHDQEKPYELLQIQVKNWPDLGTLHNPTSIMQAINLKNHIIDTLFARNYYHDDQLPTILVHCSAGCGRTGTLCTVDSILSNFEMFEILQKEFVKLKYPAKLFDPISWTINIFRKQRISMVQNINQFIFIYDCLLFYFRLRLDDILQTKDGSESLRENISLSVLIKQIKELEILETFMNDKLKEQPR, encoded by the coding sequence ATGAGGGACAGTCTGCGCTGCTCTAACATTCAGCCCGCCGATCATACTTCAGTACTTTCCGATACTAGCACTTTGATAGGGACGGACTCGAATGCATATTCGAAGCACCCACCTGGTAACAGTTACCAAAACAGTATGAACAGTAACATATACCATAGCCCCAAAGCCAGCAGCCCGTTAGTGAGCTATAAAACGTCTTCTCCGGTGCTTCTGAAGAGGGCGACAGCTCCAGTACTACCAAGTTTCAAGCCCAAAGAACAGCGATATAATAAACCACAAGGTTGCTCGCTGATAACTGCGGTGGAACTAGGCAAGATTATCGATACCTCACCGAGGGAAAAGGTACTTTTACTGGACGTAAGACCGTTTACTGAGCACGCCAAATCCATCATCACAGACTCCATTCATGTTTGTTTGCCTTCCACGCTAttgagaaggaaaaattttacCTTTTCCAAACTCTTAGATAACTTGACTCTCAATGAGCAAGCGGTATTGAGATATAAACTGGCTATTGACAATCTCCGAATTATTATCTATGACAGTACTGCAAATCAGACGGAAAGTTCCGTTTCTTTACCTTGTTTTGGTATAGCTTCAAAGCTAGTAGAGTTCGACAGTGAAGCCAAGAAAAGTGTGTCCATTCTAATGTGCGGTTTTTTCCAgttcaaaattttatttccAGACCATATCAAAACAAATGCTATTAAATCAGACTGCACTGGCTCAATTGAACCTAAAAGTCCCAAGACGAACCTCATCAATAATCTACACAACACAGCACCGCATATGGCAGCCGCCACACCACTATCATCCCCACAAATGAACCTAAAATTGAAAGTGCCAGATGACAGTAGATCAGACCATTCGAGTCTTTCCAATTCTCCCTCCCCGCATAATATACTATCAGATTCTCCCATGTCTTCGTCTTCCCCCATATCTGCCTTATTCAAATTCCAACTACCTGCTCCACAAACTAACATCAAccaaatattcaaattctcGCAAAACGAGGAAATAATGGACCTAGAAACGTATCTGAGTGCAGTCAACATCAAAGAGGAACACGAAAGATGGTATAATAACGATTCTGCGAAGAACtctttacaaaattttcagtttccaaagaatcaaaattttcttgcaaaGGACAATAACAAAGACAAACTAGGTTTCCAAATTAAATACGAAAACTTGCGCAAAACTTATGGGCAAGAGGATATTGATTCTGTTATACCTGAATGGTTCCAACACCTGATGACAATCCCCAAGATCGAATTAGTTTCCCAGTTCCAGAAATTGGATTTCTTAGAGAAAAGACGCTTGAATCATTCTGTTtctttcagaaaaaaagaaaactcaTTTGTAGTTGATAAACCGTCATCGTATCCCGAGCAATTGACTTCGACATCCTCTTCTACCATCATGCCCCCAAAATTCCCTGAAATTGGCAAAATACAGAAGAGGTCGCATTCTCAACCGATATTCACTCAATATAGTAAATATAAAACCATGCTCAGTCTCGAATCGGATTCGGATTCGGAATCAGATGACGTTATAATTTCATCAGGTGTCGAATTAGGGGCCAAGAATAGGTATAAGGACATTTTCCCCTACGAGCATTCAAGGGTAATCCTAAAGAAAGGTTCGCAATCATCAAGAAACACTAAACATTTGCATTCCACGTCTGATGGCGGTATCATTGACAATTACATCAACGCAAATTATTTATCTTTACCAAGATTATCCGTTGAGCAAAATTCATCATTCCCAACAAGAACCACCACAACAAGAAGAGTACGTTATATTGCCACACAAGCGCCTATGCCTTCCACGGTGCACGATTTTTATACATGCATATTAAATAATGGTGTTCCATTGGTTCTTTCATTAACGAACGATTTCGAAAATGGTATAGAAAAATGTTACCGTTATTGGCAAGAAGGTAATTATAACGGGATTCAGGTTAAattacttgaaaaaagaatactgAGAATGCCTAACACCAAAACTGCCAGGAAGaatgaaatcaaaagaaagagtagtaattttttttcagcaaaCGCGAACTGcattgatgatgatggtgatgatgatgatgacgacgacgCAATATTCATAAGAAAGATCCAGTTAATTTATCatgatcaagaaaaaccCTATGAGCTGTTACAAATCcaagtgaaaaattggccTGACTTGGGTACTTTGCACAATCCAACCTCAATCATGCAAGCAatcaacttgaaaaatcatATAATAGATACTTTATTTGCCAGAAATTATTATCATGACGATCAACTTCCTACAATTTTGGTTCATTGTTCTGCAGGCTGTGGAAGAACCGGTACTTTATGTACAGTGGATTCCATCCTTTCGAATTTCGAaatgtttgaaattttgCAAAAGGAGTTTGTTAAATTAAAGTACCCAGCAAAACTATTCGATCCAATTTCATGGACGATTAACATTTTTAGAAAACAACGAATATCTATGGTCCAAAATATCAATcagttcattttcatctacGACTGTCTGTTATTTTATTTCAGATTACGCCTTGATGATATACTACAAACTAAGGATGGCAGTGAAAGCTTAAGGGAAAATATATCATTGAGCGTACTAATCAAACAAATCAAAGAGTTAGAAATCTTAGAGACGTTCATGAACGACAAATTGAAGGAGCAACCACGATAA